The Kordia sp. SMS9 DNA window ACGCCAATTGCTTTACCAATGGTGCATGACGCCATTCCGTTTACAGGTTTAAAATCGTATGTAAAAGAACCACAATTGCCGTATTGGAGATTTCCAGGGTTTGAAACCATTGAGCGCAATGATATTGTGGTGTTCAATTGGCCAATTGATGAATATGTAGACATTAATAATATGGCAGGAGCCAAAATGGACAAACCTTTAGACAAGCGATCAAACTATGTAAAACGTTGTGTTGGATTGCCAGGAGACAAGCTCGAAGTACGTAACGGATATGTATATATTGATGGTAAGAAAAACGAATTGCCAGATCGTGCCAAGTTGCAGTTTACCTATATAGTAAATACCAAAGGAGGTAGTTTTAACAAACAATATTTGCATGACCGTTATGATATTACGGATGATTTTGGATTGTCAGGAAATCCAAATCAATATATTTTCAAAGCAATTACCGATGAAGCAGCTGCTAAATTTAAAAATCATCCTAATGTAGCTTCCATTGAAAAAGCTGAAATTCTAAAGGGAAAACGCACAGATGTATTCCCAAACAGCGATAAGTTTGATTGGAATGAATATTATTATGGACCTATTGAAATTCCGTTTGCAGGAAAAACAGTTGAACTAACAATGGACAATCTTCCATTGTACAAAAGAGCGATTTCTGAATATGAAGGCAACAATTTGACCGTAAATGACAATCAAATTATGATTGACGGCGAAGTCATTACATCCTATACTTTTAAGCAAGATTATTACTGGATGATGGGAGACAACCGAGGAAATTCGCAAGATGCCAGAAGTTGGGGTTTTGTACCGTTTGATCACGTGTTAGGAAAACCTGTATTCGTTTGGATGAGTTGGGATTACAAAGCAACAGGATTGAATAAAATTCGTTGGAATCGTTTGTTTACAACCGTTAGCGGCGAAGGAAGTCCAATTTCTTACTTTCCATACTTTTTAGTCTTACTAGCAGGTTGGTTTGGATTTAACTATTACAGAAAACGTAAGAAAGAAGGTGCTAAATAATGTACCAATTTATTAATGTGTTAATGTAGCAATGTTTTAAGTTGTAAACTATTCAACTAATAAATTAATAAACTTCAAAGATATTGAGTAGCCTAGTCCATCCTACATATTTTCCAAGCATTGCGCATTACGTAGTATTTGCCAAGGCAGAAACATTGGTGTATGAAATGGAAGATAATTTCCAGAAGCAAACCTATCGCAATCGTACCTATATTTATGGTGCGAATGGAAAGTTAATGTTGAATGTGCCCGTACGTCATTCCAAAAAAGATAAAAACCAAAAATATAAAGACATTCAAATTGCCAACGAAACTGCTTGGCAACGTTTGCATTGGAGATCACTAGAAAGTGCGTACAGAACGTCACCGTATTTTGAATATTACGAAGATGAATTGCAACCGTTGTTTGAAAAACGATACACATATTTGATGGATTTAAATTTTGATACAATTCAAATGATCAACGATTGTTTGCAATTGGATATTGAAACTTCGCAGACAAAGGAATATCAATCCATTGTAACAGCAGATTTGCAAGATTTTCGAAAGTTAGTAAATGTCAAAAAGGAACCTGATTACGGTTTTGATACATACACACAAGTCTTTGATTCTAAATTTGGTTTTCTTTCCAATGTAAGCATCTTAGATTTACTTTTCAACGAAGGCACCAATGCGCTTACGTATTTGGAACAACAAACTATCCTGTAATGTTGCGGTTTTGTGTGCATTACGGATTGCATTTTATCTTTCCGCTTTTGATTGCTTTGTATTTCTATCCGAAAAAGTGGAAAACAGTCTACCTTATATTTTTAGCCGCTATGCTGATTGATTTTGATCACTTACTAGCCACGCCAATTTTTGATCCGAATCGTTGCAGCATCAACTTTCATCCGTTGCACAGTTATTATGCAATGGCTGTCTACGCAGGAATGCTGCTCTTTCAAAAAACACGAATCCTCGGAATAGGTTTGTTATTTCATATTCTAGCAGATAGCGCAGATTGTTGGATGATGTCGATGAAATTTTGAATGCTGAATAGTAGAATTGGTATTATCCTAAAAACATAAAGCAACAGTAACTTCAAACGCACGTTACAATAGTAAATTCGAGCACAGTTGCAAGTTTCTAAGAAAAAATATTCTTATCCTTTTCCTGTACTCGAATTGGTATTGCTTTGTTTATAACATCGGTTATATCATAAACCGTTCGTATATCCTACATGTTTCTAAAACATTCCACAGAATCTAGCTTCAGTTATACAAGCTGCATACGTAACCGTGCAATCTTGTAATGCTTTAGTGTCACAATTTCTTGTATCGTTCAAACAACCTCGTGAATAATCACAGCCTACACTTTTTCCACCTACAACTGCAGCTGTAAAATTGGAAATACGCTCTTTTTTGAGTCGTAACAAATTCAGATTTTTTTTCTTCATACTAATGAGTTTTAATGTTAATGTTGACTCGAAAGTAGGGCAGTAAAAAAAGCAAAACAATAAGTGCAAGCTGCAATTCATAAATTGAAGGCGTGTAACACTTGCAGTTTATAAATTGGAGGTTATCAGCGTGTTGAATGTTAAATTTGTCTTAACGAATATTCAATAAAATACGAGTATTTACGCTTGAAAATAATAGGTTACAAACGATTAATCTAGCGATATTATACTCTGAATCGCATAATGATCCGAGTAATGTTCCGAGAAGGTTTTAAAGGAATTGACAATAAAAGATTGATCTGCTAAAATAAAGTCGATTCGCATTGGGAAATATGAAAAGTCTAAGGTGGAACCAAAACCTTTTCCAGCTTCTACAAAGGCATCTTTCATATTGCCTTTAATTTTTTTATACACATTGGAGAATTGTGTATTGTTAAAATCGCCCAAAATAATCTTTTTATACGTACATTTTTTACGATTGATCTCAAACAATTCTGCTTGCGATTGTTGCATTTTAAACGCAGTCGCCATCCGTTTCAACAAACGTTCTGAATTCTTCTGCGAAAATTCTTCTTTTTGTGGATTGATATGTAACGATTGTAAATGTAAATTGTACACACGAATGGTATCGTTATTTTGTACAATGTCTATATAAATCGCGTTGTTAGAAGTGTTTGGAAATTCAATAGAACCTTTATGAATGATGGGAAATTTAGAAAAAATGGCTTGTCCCACTGTTTTCTTTGTTCCTTTATGAACTACATGCTGATACGGATAAAAATCAAACGCAT harbors:
- a CDS encoding endonuclease/exonuclease/phosphatase family protein; translated protein: MSEKKKKRIRIVSRVVFFVNSVFAALLLLSYILPYAVPKSFPILSVLSLLVPVFIVINFIFMVFWILSVRKHFLLSLIVLILGYSHVTSMYKFSSKSTEPSQNSLSVMSYNVRLFNIYDWIEEANIDKKIIDLVQNTSPDIVAFQEFHKNQKDAFDFYPYQHVVHKGTKKTVGQAIFSKFPIIHKGSIEFPNTSNNAIYIDIVQNNDTIRVYNLHLQSLHINPQKEEFSQKNSERLLKRMATAFKMQQSQAELFEINRKKCTYKKIILGDFNNTQFSNVYKKIKGNMKDAFVEAGKGFGSTLDFSYFPMRIDFILADQSFIVNSFKTFSEHYSDHYAIQSIISLD
- the lepB gene encoding signal peptidase I, coding for MTFTQALLLFILAVQIIHFLGTWKLYVKAGRKAWEALVPVYNAFILMRIINRPKEWYWVLLLFIPVVNLIVFPVLWVETIRSFGRTERSETILVVLTLGFYIFYVNYMLDVEYVHERSLKPRSTAGEWVASILFAVVAATLVHTYVMQPFVIPTSSLEKTLLVGDFLFVSKIHYGARTPMTPIALPMVHDAIPFTGLKSYVKEPQLPYWRFPGFETIERNDIVVFNWPIDEYVDINNMAGAKMDKPLDKRSNYVKRCVGLPGDKLEVRNGYVYIDGKKNELPDRAKLQFTYIVNTKGGSFNKQYLHDRYDITDDFGLSGNPNQYIFKAITDEAAAKFKNHPNVASIEKAEILKGKRTDVFPNSDKFDWNEYYYGPIEIPFAGKTVELTMDNLPLYKRAISEYEGNNLTVNDNQIMIDGEVITSYTFKQDYYWMMGDNRGNSQDARSWGFVPFDHVLGKPVFVWMSWDYKATGLNKIRWNRLFTTVSGEGSPISYFPYFLVLLAGWFGFNYYRKRKKEGAK
- a CDS encoding DUF6122 family protein; this translates as MLRFCVHYGLHFIFPLLIALYFYPKKWKTVYLIFLAAMLIDFDHLLATPIFDPNRCSINFHPLHSYYAMAVYAGMLLFQKTRILGIGLLFHILADSADCWMMSMKF
- a CDS encoding WbqC family protein produces the protein MSSLVHPTYFPSIAHYVVFAKAETLVYEMEDNFQKQTYRNRTYIYGANGKLMLNVPVRHSKKDKNQKYKDIQIANETAWQRLHWRSLESAYRTSPYFEYYEDELQPLFEKRYTYLMDLNFDTIQMINDCLQLDIETSQTKEYQSIVTADLQDFRKLVNVKKEPDYGFDTYTQVFDSKFGFLSNVSILDLLFNEGTNALTYLEQQTIL